The following are encoded in a window of Astyanax mexicanus isolate ESR-SI-001 chromosome 6, AstMex3_surface, whole genome shotgun sequence genomic DNA:
- the them4 gene encoding acyl-coenzyme A thioesterase THEM4 isoform X2, translating into MMMMRAGLHAVRAFPSFSRSPSGHSVSGVLQIQGFGTQWKSPSAFQSLRPFSKVSLWPFNTQPKDFSEPNDSWSPEMRKMYDKYFALCEVEAEGGERETEGGEKKRAPWRKLPSYNRALKHATGGVYLSKVIQTKARLFTRNIEEEGAAFEYVVFMNKQEKRCVCIFQSGHLLEGPPGHVHGGAIATMMDSVTGTMTGYLSGPVVTANLNINYRSPIPLGTVVLIHSALDRVEGRKTFATCKVTSIDESKLHTEATVLFLSVKLGSFFGA; encoded by the exons atgatgatgatgagagCTGGTTTACACGCAGTTAGAGCATTTCCTAGCTTTAGCCGCTCGCCTTCCGGTCACAGCGTTTCAGGCGTTTTGCAGATTCAGGGATTTGGAACACAGTGGAAATCTCCCTCAGCCTTCCAGAGCCTTCGTCCATTCTCG AAAGTGTCCCTATGGCCATTTAACACCCAGCCCAAAGACTTCAGTGAGCCCAACGACTCATGGAGTCCAGAGATGCGAAAGATGTATGATAAGTATTTCGCACTGTGTGAAGTCGAGGctgaaggaggagagagagagactgaggggGGCGAGAAGAAGAGGGCTCCATGGCGGAAACTGCCCAGCTATAATCGTGCTCTGAAACATGCCACAG GGGGAGTGTACcttagtaaagtgatccagaccaAAGCTCGACTCTTCACAAGGAATAtagaggaggagggggcagctTTTGAGTATGTAGTTTTCATGAACAAGCAGgagaagaggtgtgtgtgtatatttcagAGTGGACATCTACTGGAAGGACCACCTGG GCATGTACATGGAGGAGCAATTGCCACCATGATGGATTCTGTGACAGGCACTATGACTGGTTACCTGTCTGGGCCTGTTGTGACTGCCAATCTCAACATCAACTATCGCAG CCCGATTCCACTGGGTACTGTAGTCCTGATTCACAGTGCTTTGGATCGTGTAGAGGGCAGAAAAACCTTTGCAACCTGTAAGGTGACCAGCATCGATGAATCCAAACTGCACACAGAAGCTACAG
- the them4 gene encoding acyl-coenzyme A thioesterase THEM4 isoform X1 produces MMMMRAGLHAVRAFPSFSRSPSGHSVSGVLQIQGFGTQWKSPSAFQSLRPFSKVSLWPFNTQPKDFSEPNDSWSPEMRKMYDKYFALCEVEAEGGERETEGGEKKRAPWRKLPSYNRALKHATGGVYLSKVIQTKARLFTRNIEEEGAAFEYVVFMNKQEKRCVCIFQSGHLLEGPPGHVHGGAIATMMDSVTGTMTGYLSGPVVTANLNINYRSPIPLGTVVLIHSALDRVEGRKTFATCKVTSIDESKLHTEATEDVTVAFQYSSARLQ; encoded by the exons atgatgatgatgagagCTGGTTTACACGCAGTTAGAGCATTTCCTAGCTTTAGCCGCTCGCCTTCCGGTCACAGCGTTTCAGGCGTTTTGCAGATTCAGGGATTTGGAACACAGTGGAAATCTCCCTCAGCCTTCCAGAGCCTTCGTCCATTCTCG AAAGTGTCCCTATGGCCATTTAACACCCAGCCCAAAGACTTCAGTGAGCCCAACGACTCATGGAGTCCAGAGATGCGAAAGATGTATGATAAGTATTTCGCACTGTGTGAAGTCGAGGctgaaggaggagagagagagactgaggggGGCGAGAAGAAGAGGGCTCCATGGCGGAAACTGCCCAGCTATAATCGTGCTCTGAAACATGCCACAG GGGGAGTGTACcttagtaaagtgatccagaccaAAGCTCGACTCTTCACAAGGAATAtagaggaggagggggcagctTTTGAGTATGTAGTTTTCATGAACAAGCAGgagaagaggtgtgtgtgtatatttcagAGTGGACATCTACTGGAAGGACCACCTGG GCATGTACATGGAGGAGCAATTGCCACCATGATGGATTCTGTGACAGGCACTATGACTGGTTACCTGTCTGGGCCTGTTGTGACTGCCAATCTCAACATCAACTATCGCAG CCCGATTCCACTGGGTACTGTAGTCCTGATTCACAGTGCTTTGGATCGTGTAGAGGGCAGAAAAACCTTTGCAACCTGTAAGGTGACCAGCATCGATGAATCCAAACTGCACACAGAAGCTACAG